The genomic window TTGCAGGGTGCTGGGCTGCTGTGAGTTGGTTgtgagttgttgttgtttctgctttcTGCTGACACAGTTGGTAGTTTTTTCTCTGCGTCCTTGATACACATCATTCAAGCCTGCTTAACGTGTCCCATCATATTAACTTGGCCAAGATGCCAGCGAATGTTGTTTTTCCGCCAAGAGCTGGCATTTATGCTAAAAGGAAAAAACTGCTTGTCAGTGCGGGTGGATTGAAGAAGGCGGTctcttaaattaattattttattaaaaggaACTTTTTCTTTTCTACTTTCAGGCTGGACATCTGTTAGGAACCCTCTTGAACGGTATGTAAACGAATTGACCTTAATTGCGATATGTACTCTATTTAAATATGGTAAGATAACCGAACTTAGGACACCATCCTTTGCAAATCGAATTAGAAAATCCGTGCAGCATATGAGCTACTGTGAGTGTCTGGTAGATTTTCGGCTTAGCAGAGTGAGCAGTGAATTTTCTAGGAAATGGCCAAATGCCTCGCAGCGGACTTGACTCCATTAAAAAGAGCTCCATGGGTGGACTGGCTTGGCACCCGGCAAAGTTAAGCAGCTTATGACCCAAACTGATCAATAATAAACGACTTTGGTTGGGAGCCTCAACTCATTATGGATGCCCTGGTGGCTGGGGACTGGGGATGTTCACTTGGAAATTTATAATCCGCCGAGCTAACTGCAATTAAAGGGacttaattgtttattaatgcGCACTTCCCAGCAGCAGcgtgaaaaaataaattaattagttgctattttaaatatggcgcagacaatttaaaatgccaCGCCAGTAAAAATACTCATACCACTTCCATTTGCCACGAAGGGCCGACTCCTTTGATTTATGCTGCCTGCACTTGTTCGAGGGGCTGCATCTGAATTTGATTCTGTTTCTGGctctgtatctgaatctcTATCTGTTCctgcatctgtatctgggtgtggaaatggaaattaaaatggGGGAGCCAATTTAATTGCTCGCTGGATTTTCACACTAAGTCCGTGCTTCCTGCAAATAGCACCAAAATAGCCCCTTGAGTTGGGGAACATCACGAACGAGAACACAAGAAGTGGGGCTTGCTCGGTGGTGAGGGCGGGGGCGGTGGCGAGGGGGAGACGGGGGCGTGGAGCGTTGGGGCATGTCGTGTGATGATTAATGAGACAATTTTTATGACATCGCACAGTGGGAGAGCGCATGTAATAGTCTGCCCACATAAATATCCGAAATGTCGAAACACTAAGTGGAAATGGGCAAAGATATTAAACTGATTACTTTACTACTGCTCTATGGCAAAAGAAAAGCGCTTTAAAAACTTAAGGTATTTCTTCACGCTTTCAAGCAACTATATAGTTATGAACAGCACTctggtttttattaaaatttttttggaaaagaattaaaaaaatatttatatctttaTTATTGCTCATAAAACTGCTCTGACATTGTTTGCGGCTATCCATGCACAATATTTAGGTTTACTTAAAAGGTAAATAATAGGAACAAATAAGTcaaaaatctgaaaataaatttgattagtcgcaatatttaataatctgaagttatataaagtataaattcAACTTAATCCCGCTTAGAGTTAAGTATTAATAAGGAAACGGGCTGAACCACCTAGTTAGAAAAGTAATCAATTCGGCTGTCACGCAAATGCCAATCCCTTACCACTGTGCATTTACTACAAACTCTGATCCAGAGGGCACGAAGACTTGTCGCTGGCACATGAATAACATGAATTGCGTTATGAAAAATGTACAACAGCAGTTCGAGGAGATGGATGTATAGCTGGCTATGGGATcggttgggttgggttgggttgggttggtAAGAAAAATGTGGAGAAAATGAGGGACTTTGGGGGTTCTTCGGGGGTCTTTTCGGGGTCTGCTGCCATCATTACAGAGCTGAACGATAAGCGACGTTGCATGCGGCGACACAACCGACGATTGCAGTATGATGGATATGAGTGTATTCACTGTATTCACACATGTGCGTGTGCCACCGACAGACATGAATGCGAATTGATGTGTCACGTGGGTGCAGTGCTGCTGACTTTGAGGGATTTATATGGAGAGCGTTGACAGCTGGCAAAAATTAGCTGCCAGTCCGTATTCGGTTTCGGAAATGCGAACTCTGAACTCCAAGCTCCcagctccaagctccaagctccTTGCATTGCAAATGCCCAACTCCTGGCGGCATAATTAGCACAAACTCAAAACTTTTCGACTCCGACAGCCAGTGCTTACAATTATTATTGCTCTGGTTGTTAGCCAACCCGAGCTGCATACATAAGCGGCTGGCAACTCAAATTTTGAGCCCGAAATCCCAAAATGTcagtggccagcagcagcagacagTGCACTTCCATGAAAGGCTGTCAGGGGACAGGACGTCAgacaggagcagctgctgcctgccaactgccaactggcagGACAGCAGTTAGCCGGCTTTCCTGCTCGTAACAATGCAACAGAGCACTCATCCAATGTGCAGCAGCTCTCAACGCCCTCATTATTCAAATGTATTTTTCGATTTGGCCAAAAGTCCTATCGTTTGGTTAACAGAAAGAGTTACTTCGAAATAGGGAAACAAACGAGCTCGTTGAAGTATAGGAAATGCAACTGATTATGTCACCGAATGGGATATGGAATTACTTTCTTTACTTATTTACCTGTTGGTTACCTGTTGGTAAATTGAAACTTTCGAGATATTATTGCATATGCTTCTAGGAGTAACACATTTGATCGCATCTAACTTAAGTTTTGCTTCCAATGAAGCTTTTCCTGTACTCTAATGTACCTAAACCGAGCGAACTATCGCTTTTCTATGATATACATAGCAAAGCTACCAAAATCAAGGCTTATCCTCCGGCCATATACTATAGTAAAGCTCTTCCCGAAATATtctgaaatatatttaaagttattttcCGGCTGCACCACCACGAGTCCGTGTCCGTGGGTTTCCTTCTCGCTTGTCATGCATTTTCTAGCCATCTCTCGTGAAATCCCCACCTTCCGCTCCTCTGGCCACCCAGCGACCTGTTCTATTGCCGTAACAAATCCATTTTACCTGTCAGCTTTAACGCGTAAGCAAATGGCAAACCGGCAAAACGGCAGCAGCTGGCTAAGAAAGAgcgcaaaaatggcaaaaacgcaAAGTGAAGAGCTATCTACATACATGCATGTACGTACATACGTGTacgtatgtatacatatgtatatgtgggTGGTTGCAGGTGTGTGtcaggtgggcgtggcacggtGGGAGGGGCTCTGATATATTGCATAGCGCAATTAGAGCGCAGACCGCAGAATGAAACGAAACACTGGCTGCCGTGTAAACAAGCCACAATTGCGCcaccgaagaagaagaaagtgGCTAAAACTAAGCTTGTGAATAACGAACACTAAACACACTAccttaaagtaaaaaataatggatatatgtatatatggttGAATTATTTATTGGTATACACTCGTCGTATTCCCATTTCATACTcatagtatttatttaaaggtTGACAAAGAAGTCCACATAACGatactattatttttaatggctttaGTTTCctcttcactttttttttaataataaaatctttaatttttaaaaccaaacttacattttttaaccaaatgcattaaaaattcCCCATACCCTTCGATAAGAGAACAACGGATATACATTTTTGCGCAAACAAAATCAAGCACATCTAACACACATCCACCGACATTTACATTTAGACAATCAGACTTTTGtgctcatgtgtgtgtgtgtgtgtgggtgtgtgtgtgagtgcacGGAACACACACAATTGCAAATTACGAAACGAATTCCGAGAAAGTCACAAATGGAATGgcattaaatcaaatcaaacgaAACGAACGAACGAAATCAAACGAAACAATTCTGGGCAGATGGTTCTTCGCTGGTATAGAATGGCTGGCAAATTCCCCATCGAACGCCGTGTAAATCTCAGATGACATCTGAGCATATTGTCGACTAATTACATAAACGCATGTGCAAAGGGGCACTGGGGGCACTGGGGGCGTGGTCCTCACGCGTGGTACCTCCAACAATCGCTAATTAGTCTCGGGACACTGACAATGTGACACGGCGCAGATCAAACGGCCGACTCTCGAACCGCCGCTCAGATCCCATGTTACTGTGCGTCCtcgtttttatttggtttatttggGATACTCAACTCGTCCCTGGGCGGCTTTTTTATGCCATGTTCGCCCCTCAGCATTCAGGTCGAGCgaaattaaacgaaaacaCAGCCCAGCATTCGCGGAAGATCAAAGCGGATGCGACAAGTCATTGGGGATCCGGGAAATTCGCAAAGCTCTCCGTGccgagaaatttaaattagttgcACCGTTTAGCGGGGAATCATTCTGCAAACTGAAcgctaaaaatagcaaaattagcttttatatttactCTATTGTGGACTCGCTTATTGCTTATCTTGGAATGTTTATTTAATCGTATAacaaaaattgtgaaatacttatttatttgcttatccAACAAATGGCTAGCAAGaaaactatatattatatatacatgtataagCCAAGTTTATTTAACTTTCACCATAAAtgtaaaacatatttttataagccAAGTTTATTTAGCTTTCACCATAAAtgtaaaacatatttttacaacattttaaaCATATCAGAAACTGAAATTATTGCAACCTTCCATATACTTCAACGCTGGAAAAAAGAGCTCATTTAAGTAAAAGTATTAACACTTTTTGAGCAACACTTACCGATAAATACAGGTGGAGTTCGCGCCGTGGTTGGAATTGAACGAAAAAGCCAGATTTCGATAAAAGTATTCGCTTCGCACACTGTAGCTCTGAGTGCGCCTGTTGGCCGCGTTATCGTAGCTCCACTGTCCCAACAGCTCCCTCTTAGAATTGTCCGCTCGCAATccctacaaaaaaaaatacagtaCAGAAGAGATCGGGAACCATTACAACTGAGTGCTTACGTATACATCGAAGTTCTTTGGCGCACTCTTCACGCACAAACTGGGCGTCATTTCGCGGGCCACGTGGGTCAGGCTGATGGCCTCCACGATGATGGTCTTGGCCAGATGAAGAGTCACATTGGCCTGGTGTCCATTAAAGCCGAAACAGGCACCCGGAGAGAGCCCTGCTCGAATCATATTCACCGGCGGATTGGCGCTAAAGTCCAGACCCAGAAGCCTTTTGATAAAATTGGTGCCACCAATTGGTTTTGCCTTCACATTGATGATCCTGGCACCCAGATCCTCGGAAGCGTAGTTGATGCGCGGCTTGGCCAGCGAAGCGGATTCGGGTTTCGGAGTCGATTGGGCACTTTTGGAGGAGCAATCGGCACTCATCACCTGCTTCTTCAGGTTGTAAACGTCGTCCATCAAATGCCCCAACTTGCGCTTAAATAGAGTGTCCACATAGGCACTGACATCCCGGTTGGCGCAACTTCCACTTCCCAGTCCCTTTGGCTCTCCTCCAAGGCAGTTGAACTTGCCCGAGCCCGTCTGCTGCTGGCGGAGGATGTGCTGGGGGAGGGCTTTTGGACTGAAACCCCATAGCTGGAAGAGATTAAGCCACATTCTTACCGATATATCATCGACATCCTCACGAAGTCGCATTATGCCCAAATTATTCCTGCTGTTGTGGGCCATGAGGTAGTAGAAAAAGGTTGAAAGCAGCACGAATGAGAGCAAATAAGTTAGGAAGACTCGCTTTCTAGCACGTCGACAACCATCCATTTTGTTGAGAATCCTGAGTTGTCAGTGCACTCGACCAGAGTTCTGCGAAAAGTCAAGCAAAGTctactatatttttttaaataacacAATTTCTAAGAAAGAaaatccctttttttttaacctcTTTATGGTGACACTCGACCACAAAAAGAAGTGTTCGATAATTGGGCCAGCGGAATGCGATGAATCAAATATAATTTCCCAAGAAAATCGCTGGAAAATGAACAATTGTTGAGAATAATGAGGCGAAATCGCATTAGGTGCGGCAGCATCTGCGAAAGTCTCTAATTGTCAATGGCTAAATAATTGAGAGCCGAGAGCAAAGGAAGCGAAAGGAAAAGCGAAGGGGAAAAGCGAACAAAACGTAATAGCATTAAGGAAAAATCCAAATGAAAATCACTTTAAATGCTAAACAGCTGGCTGCCGACCGAggcgaaataaaaacacataGAGCGCCTTCGGGCCTTTAAGCAtccattaaaaatttaataactttGGTCCGGGCCCAATGCAATTTTGTAAAATTCTCTAGCAAAATTAATTAGTCAAACAATCCATCAGGACGCAAACCGGACCTCCTCAATGAGGCCAGTGCCGGCAAATTATGCTGGCCCAAAGACCCGAGtccagaatccagaatccagaatccagaacCCAGAGTCCAGAATCCAGAGTCCAGAGTCCACAAAAAGGTACGAAATCCCACTGAGAAGGACGTGAAGGCAATGTGAACGTGATCATCCCCACATTTTGGTCAGGGGATTTTCCAACCAAGAGTCCTTTTTGGTCCGGCTCACGTGCGTTGCCTAAGCTGGCACAATATTGACCCAAGGCGGACGAGAAATTTAGGTTACAGACGTCCGTTGGCGAGTCCCAACACTTCAAAGGCCGCAATGAATgtaattttaatcaaaaattgCTCAGCCCCAAGAAATCCCAATGCTGGAAATTCCGACAAAGGCCGCTAATCCTTCTTAAAGGCGAACAGTGGGCTTAAGTGGAATATTTTTACgcatttcatttccatatACTAATGCCAAACAGAATCGCAAACATCTAATGGCGTTCACAAATGTTTCAATAACTTTCTGCGCTTCCACTTGGTGCTCAACAATTTTCTCGTATAATCGACTTTTGTGCTGCGCAATCACGACCCCAAACATTGACATCTACATTGAACATTGTACAGTGCACACAGACTGGTTACTGGAGACTGAAGACTGCATGCTGGATACTGGAGACGGAGACAGGGgacaattaatttttaatgcaagTCGCTCGACAGATCAGCAACAGAGCCGgacacaaacaaaaacggcaTCGTCGAGAGCAAGTGGCTCTGTTAATTGCACTCATTCACACGGCAAGCGACAACAAAGGCGGTCTGAAGAGGCATGCTGCAAAAGACTGCAACAACATCGGTGGCAAGTCGGGGAGAAAATGCGAAGGTGGCGGAGAGGTTGAGAAGTGGAAGGGCGGATGGGGGCAGCCGTCTCCTTGACgcacggaaacggaagcgTTAGTTGCAAGGAGGATATGTTGCAGTGCCGTACGATAGTTGGGGTTACAGTGGGACGACTTTGGCACTTAAGGCAATGAAAACTGGGTCTTAAATTTGGgcatattattaatatatataaatctgtttttttttttaattaattaacatctttatttaatattattcaggaacaggtcaattaaagcctttaacctaaatgttgtcttaagtaaataatctcttaattataaaatataatttgttttcatcttaatatataggaataggtcaaatttcgagtagtgaggtttcaggtaaataatatattcatactATCATCTTAGAAGCAGCCCAAAATGTCTTCTTTTGAGCCTGCGAATTGGGATAGCCCCCTGTAATCTCCGGGCGAGACGATTACGGTGGGCAGTTAGTCGGTCGTTGTATCTGCTTGAGAAGAACGAGATTTGGTCTTCAACAAGGCTCAGGTTTAAATCATTGTGAAGCGTTTGGCCGCTAACGAACCAGTCACAGCCAGTGATTTGTCTTAATGTTTTGTTCTGGACGGTTTGGAATCTGGGAATCTGGAATTTGGGAAACCCCAAATTTGGATGCCGTATCTCCAAGTAGGTGCGATAATTTGCTGATAAATCTGACGCTTGCATCTTAAAGgtagtttgcttttcttatttagCATCCAGAATAGTTGGTTACGCTTTAGGTTGCACATTTTGACGACTCTGGCAATATGATCTCGGAAGGTTAGGCGTTTGTCCAGTGTGAGGCCTAGGTATTTCGCCTTAGTTGCTTGCTCTATGTCCACATTATTAATGTGTACCGCAGGAGTTGTTTTACGGCGTAACGTAAAGCAAACGTTTACGCATTTGCTTTCgttaattttgatgttgttcGCCATGGCCCATTTCTCGAATTCGTTGAGATAAGTTTGCAGCATTTGTGACGACTCGGTCTCACTGTTCGAGGAGCTGAGAAAGCAGACGTCGTCAGCGAAGCTGGCCAGcagcattttgctgttgtcatAGGTCATTTCATAATAGCTTGGCTTGGGGATGTCTGCTGTATAGATGGAGTAAAGTATCTGtaaagttaaataataaaactaataacAATTATGTTGAATACTTTGACCATCAACCCCATATGATCCCTGGACCTATAACAACAGTTTCTAAGGCACTTAGCGGGTTAATAATTATTTCCAGCCCCAACCTCATGATTTCGACCCACTGTGCGCGTTGCGACAGTGTGCACTGCAATTACGTGCCATTGAGGCAGACCATTGTTAGTGCTCTGCAGATAGCAAATAGTCGCATTCCGAGCAGGGAGTCCCTTCAGAGTCCGGCACTTTCACGCAACCCCGTTTCACCCGTAACCCGTAACCGTAGAAACTCCACTGTCATTGCCTATTTCCGGCGTAATTGTTATGCCAATTTTTAAGGGCCAGCCGCCAGTGGGAGTgcgaaattaaatgagaatcaAATAAAGCCGACGCAACTGAAAGAATACATAAATGTGGTTAAATTTGCAGCGTTAAATGTTAACAGTCGATTTTCCAATGCACACAGCAGacacataaaaatatcaaCGCGTATTTGCGTGCTCCTTTCATCTCCTTCCTGTCTTCTGGTGGAACCTACAAAACCCAAagcccaaaacccaaaaccctTCCCTAGGATAAGCTCCATTCTGCCTTTTAGCCCATCAGCCCCATCAGCCGCTGACATTCCTCGTCATCATCATTCCGGCTTAGACTTTTGGGGGGAGTGCAAATTGACAATTTCTGTGAAATTGCACAAATACGAGCCTGTGCtccaattttttatggcaAATTACCCAGCCGCATGTGTGGATGGCTAGGGGGCACTGGGGCGTGGCTTTTGGAGGGTGGGGAAATGTCATAAAACCGTTTCGTACGGCTGGGTTTTTTATGATTGGTTTTTAGCCGGCATTCCCTCCCGAAAATGAGCAGCAAAATGGCAcaagaaaagggaaaaataaataaaatataaactgcGTTATGTTTATGCGCCAAAAAAAATGCAggggaaagcggaaaagcagaaaagctATCAGGACGTCATCAGGACGTCATCAGCCAgagtataattaaacattaCGCAAGGCAATAAAAGATGAGACAAAAGGAAGGTCATTTTGCGGCATTTGAGTGGGCCGAAAGGtggaataaaaatatatggcATATGTGTTTACGATAAGATTAGCGATGCTTAAAAATCGCCTTTCAAATACAAAAGAATTGTAAGGCTTTACTTACGCTTTAAGTCATAAAACGTTCTTAAATTGATCTATGTTATACATGGTATTTTTCACATGCAATTTGTATTGATTCTTTCCATcaattgaaaacataaaattaaacaagtttACTCCTTGACCAGCTGTTGTTTTCAAGCAAAGTTTTTCGtatattaaaaagcaattaagcTGCAATAGGGGTGCATACAAGTCTATAAACTGCCAACAAAAGGTAGAtttttggtaatattttattcacaGCAAAAAATGCCCACACTGCTGCTTGTTTTCAATAGCCAAAATGCTATGCTATATTTGCGAAActttaaaagcaattaaaaagttttgtgCAGTGCTTTGATTTCAGCTTGCCACTCACCTTAGGGCGAGATGAACTTTTTCGGGCAACAGCTGGCGTTGGCCAAGAAAACGGCAACATTAGGCCCCATATATACCCATAGTATAAACATAATGATAAACATAATATACCGCTGAGTGCCTGGAAGTATGCTTAATTCTGTGCAACTTTAGTGCCTTTAAGTTGCAGGCGGGACGCAAGAATATGGGAAAGTCCCCTAAAGTGAGCGCTGGACgctgggaaactgggaaaacttTCCTTCTGGCTCTCCTATTTCCCGCCCCCATGAATCGTGCTCCCATCCCTAAGTGCACATGCCACAAACAACGTAAGCTGCTAGGCAAATGTACATCGAAATGCGAAGTGGCAGCAGTACGAAAGGAGGCAAGGACGAAAGTGCTCAAAGAAATGCCGGCGGAGGCGTTTATTTGCGTTTATAATGTGTGAGCTATTAAAATTTTAGAGGCTGTTAGTGGCGCTGTGTTCGTGCGTCTGGCGCACttgaattaaaattgtttctGCTGCagcataaaatgaaaattagttgatttttttatacccACCGTGCGAAAGGCGCGAGGCTCTTAAAGCTTTTAggggagcagcagctgctgttcAGTtcgtggaaaaaaaaaaggaaaaaataaaaaatgaaaaatcttTTAAGTAAAAATTTTCGCAGCGCTTGTTTGGATTacattcatattcatatttttatttgtgtttgtgtcGGCAAGCGTAAAGTGgaaattaacataaaacaGCGGCAACACGGTGCGCATACTTAATGtcaaaccgaaaccgaaatgcCCTCGCAAAAATGCACGAATTAATCGCACACAAGCAGAGAGATTGTTTCTAAGATCGCTTTGgcgtatataaaatattaaatttatgccGTGGAATTAACAAATCTCTCCATGGACTCTTTATCTCCCCGCCACACAGCCATATTGCAGCCCGCAGAGCTTAACGAACCCAAAAGTCCTGGCTCTTCTATTTACTTTTACATGAATATGTTTTGCCGTAAGCTACGGCATTTTTTGCACCTACCGGATTCAGCTGCAGCTTATTTTtgatgcatattttattttgccattgcatgcgtaattttatttgccgccacgcccccccaCCCCTTGCGCCCACTTCTCCCTCTgcggtgttgttgctgcggctaGTTGCGGGCTCGTAATTCGCAGCAGAGGTATAAGTTTTATGACCATTGCTGCGATTTTTGTAGCTGCTGTCGCCCGAGTGCTGGCAACTCAGCTTTTTTATAGCTAAATACAGATATCTTGGCAATGTATAAAAGCATGCAGTATAATATTACCTTCTTTACGCgcatataaaaaatgttattataaATGCTCGCTAAAATAATTGTGCTTATAAATATAACCCAATAATTCGTGagatattaaattatttattttaatccAAAACTGCCGAgctacattttttaaaattattattatttcatattcatGAAAGCTTTCAAGGTAGTTAACATTTCAAGCAAGTCCGTTGTATATTAAAagaatgaaatatatatatttcatattttctagCTGGTTTTCGATAGCCATGTATGACATCACACATTTTGCCTCTGTTCTGCCTCCTTTGGCAGGTTGTAAAAAATGAATGTATTCTACAACAAAACGCCGTTGTCGCCACTGTGGCTGCACCTGGGCGGATTGTTGTCGTCGTCTCGGTGCCAGAATATGCACGGCAATGTGCCAAATTAAGTGCTCTGCCTGCCAAAAAGAGGAGCTGCGAAAAACATGGGTAAAAAACGGATCTCGACGGGACGAGGTCCTGTGCGAGGAACGTCCTCGCTTAAGTTGTgatgtaaattttaatttccacaTGTTATGACATGTTCGCAGGGCCCCTTTGAAGTTGCCCCACGGCTGCATGTCTAATTTCAGGTGCGGCTTTAAGTGGCCTGTGGAATTTTACTTCAAGGCGACTACTATCTTAAATTCTTAAATTAGTTGGGGCTCCAACTTAGGCTGGGGCTCCGAAGAAGTCACCCGGAGTCGCTTGGTGTTGTCTGGCTTGAGGTTGCCAACGGCAACAAACAAATGCTTGGAAAATTGCCATTTTGCCGCAGCTGTtgataagtttttaattaggTTTAGGCTTATTAGGTGGGCTGGGCCATAAAGCTGTGCGGTTTCGTTACTAAACATTTAGGCCGGGATGAATGAATTAAATTTAGGTTCAAATTAGATTTTTCCCTACGAAATCAACTAGAAAGTGTTCAAATTTTAAGGGAATTTACAGTTTATTAGCTTTTATTGAACTATTAATGTAATTGAAATAATGTGTCAACATGTATAAATGTCTTACATAATGACACTTTTATTAACACCGCTACCAACTAATAATTGTTGTTTGATTACGGCATAAATTCAACTTTTCAGCTTACACGTTCAATTATTGCGCATACGTCCTGTTGTACAAGtgcaaataaaagtattttgtAAGCTCCGGCTAAGGCGTAGTTCGCACACAAGCTATCAGCACCGATAGCAAGTATTATCAGAATTGTCAAAGGGATTTCACAGCAACCCGATTGAGCAATCAATTTCTtatgaaattttcatttgctccTGAGTGAAAGGTCAATTTGTTGTAAAGGCCTATTGATTTTCCGCAAACGAGCtaacgaaatgaaattgaaattattccAGTGACAGCAGTTTAACAGGCGTGTCAATGTCTGGTTCTGCGTGAACATGGGAcatgtgaaaaataaaataaatatttatctagCCCGAATTATTCCGGCAGTAGCCGCAGCAGGCAGGAGTTGAACAAATCCCTCAAATTTTACAAGTCTGCTACGTTCTTGTCATCTTATTAAATCACACAAGATAGAACAAGTTTCGGGCCAGGACAGTTGGAAGTGCCTCACAGAGGTTCAACTGCCTCTTGGTCTCGACTGTCAAATCATTTTGTGATAAGGATATAACAAATGTGcacactccacacacacactccccCCCCCACTCCTCCATACAGATGCGAGCTAGGATTTTCTATCTCttgtctgtgtctgtgtctgctTCATAActgacaaatgaaaatgtcaaaaaatgtttgctgaCAAGCCAACCAAATGAGAAagaacattttccatttatctCCGTG from Drosophila yakuba strain Tai18E2 chromosome 2L, Prin_Dyak_Tai18E2_2.1, whole genome shotgun sequence includes these protein-coding regions:
- the LOC6527284 gene encoding SUN domain-containing protein 3; protein product: MDGCRRARKRVFLTYLLSFVLLSTFFYYLMAHNSRNNLGIMRLREDVDDISHILRQQQTGSGKFNCLGGEPKGLGSGSCANRDVSAYVDTLFKRKLGHLMDDVYNLKKQVMSADCSSKSAQSTPKPESASLAKPRINYASEDLGARIINVKAKPIGGTNFIKRLLGLDFSANPPVNMIRAGLSPGACFGFNGHQANVTLHLAKTIIVEAISLTHVAREMTPSLCVKSAPKNFDVYGLRADNSKRELLGQWSYDNAANRRTQSYSVRSEYFYRNLAFSFNSNHGANSTCIYRVEVYGRLQ